A region of the Cricetulus griseus strain 17A/GY chromosome 7, alternate assembly CriGri-PICRH-1.0, whole genome shotgun sequence genome:
AGTCAATGTAGTAGGCAGCCAGGTCCGGAATGCTGTCCAGAGGCGCGGCTGTAAGGACAGTAGAAGGCTCAGCACCTGGTGAGGACGGAGCCCAAGGCATCAAGTACCCGTCCGCATGTTCACAGTACCTTGGGTGCACTGCAGACCGTAGGTGGGCACACTGAGCTTGGCGGCCAGGCTGTGGAAAACAGTGGTGGAGCCTTCGATGGGGTGCACCAGGAACAGAGGCCGCTCAGAGCTCTGAACTGAGTTCAGTCGTGTAAGGGTGGGGCCCTCTGGGTTCACCAGCAGGGTGCTGAGGTTCAGCTGGGTCTGCTTCAAGGCTGTGTCATTCTTGGACTTGGGGGCTGTCGTCTCTGTAAGGACAGAGGATACAGGCTAGCTTGGCATGTGGGCTCTGGTGGGgaggtacacacatgcacaccaagcATCGGCCCCAAGTGCTTTCAGGGAAAAGGACTCAGTAATGGATGCTTTGATGGGACACACCAGGACCCCTCACGGCCTGCGGCCTGGTACGCACCACTAGCTGAGCCCGCcttggaggagagttcctctagCTTCCGAAGTGTGAGCTGTCGCACCTCGCGCATGGGCAGCACCAGATCATGCTCATGCTCCAGGATCTGGCGCACTTCTACACCCATGAGGGAGTCCAGGCCGAGGTCTGCCAGTGAGCTGTCCAGATTAACACCTGCCAGGTCCCGGATGCCTGCCAAAGGGGTAACTGGTCATTACAGCTTGGACATGGGAACCGGGTACAGACCGAAAGTCCTGGGTCCAGAACAGGTGTATTTATCTCTCCAAATAACCATCACCATGGTCATAGCTCCCCAGCACCACTGCCAAGCATCCAGACCATAGAACCCTGTCCTCTGTGaaaactaaggctcagagagcTAGGATGGTCCCTGAAATTGGCTCACCTAGGATGTGTGCCACGGCCTTCACCAGATCCCTCTGGGCTTCACCATCACCTTGGGCCACAGCTTTCTTCTCAGCCAGCACAAAGCTACTCAGGACTGCATAAGGCTGATTGAGGAAGAGGTCCAGCACCTCCATGCAAGAGGCGATGCGCTGTGGTAGCGTGCCACCGATGACCGTGTCATTGGTGCCCATGGCTTCCAGAACAATGCCCACATCACCAATAGCACCCCACTGCACGGCAAGGCCTGCGAGCAAGGGAGACAGTGGATGAGGTGCTTTGGGCAGTGTGTGAAGCCACAAGCAGGGGTGGGCGGGGCAGAGGCCCACCTGGGAGGCCATCATGCCGACGCTGCTCGCATATACGCTCCATGGCAGAGTTGGCGAAGCCATAGTTGGTTTGGCCAGCATTGCCACGTCCACAGCTTACAGAGGAGAAGGCCACGAAGTAGTCCAGCTCAGGGCAGGCTTCCCGGGTCGTCCTGTGGGTGCTCATGTCACTTTTTTGTGCCCACAACCTCTCCAGGGGCACAGTCTTGCCTCCCCCAGATCCCCACAGGTCCAGTGGGGATCAACACAGGTGGGAGCATAAAAAGGGGTCAATGAAGGTCCTGCCCACCTGTCAAGGTTCAGGGTACCATTGTATTTGGGCTTGTTGACATCCTGGAAGAGCTCTGGTGTCTGGTTCTCCAGCATAGCGTCTCTCAAGACCTGGGAGAAAGGGTTTTAGTGCTTGCTGCAGCTCTGGGGTTCTATCCCACTCAACAGTTACCCTGGGTCTCGGGCTTTGGAGGGATGTATCTAGAGCCCAGGACGCCTTTCTCACCATGGCCAGGTTGAAGACACCTCCAACAGGCCCAAGCTTTGTGGCTTCAGTGATGAGAGCGCGGGCCCCCTCCAGTGAGCTGGCATTGCTTGTTGACACTAGCACGTGTATGCCCTGGCGCCTCCACTCTTGAACCTGCTTGGCTTGGTAGCCTGTGGGACACAGGGCTGTGGGGCTGCACCGGAGGAGAGGGAGTGGCCtacagcccccaccccccccaacaccTTCTACCAAAGGAAAGCCTATATCACCAGCTGCCCCAGGTACCCCTACTTGCTTACCTGTGCGGATTCCAGACCGGGAAGTCAGGACAAGCCTCTGGGCCCCCCGAAGCACGAGCCACCGGGCCAGCTCCAGGCCAAAGCCACCTAAGCCACCAGTGATGATGTAACTCTTGTGGGCTGGGCAGAAGGTCTTGGAGATAGCAGGAATCAGGGTGGGCTGAGCCCCTGGCAGCACCGCCTCTGGCTCCTCCTCACGAACCTGCAGATAAACAATGGCTCAAAAGCAATTCAAGGACCAGTGAAATGGCTGAGCAGCTAAAGGTGCTTCTATCAAGCAAGCCcgatgacccgagtttgatccttTGGACACACTAGacggagagaaccaacttctacaagttgtcctttagcttccacacatgtgccatggcatgaacATATCGCACATAAGCAAACGTAATTAGAAAAAACAAACTCTGCAAGCCAAAGCCAGGGTGGGTACCCGAGGGCCTGCCTCTCCTCACCTGGACAAGGACTTTGCCAATGTGTTTTCCCTGAGCCATGAAGCGGAAGGCATCTTCCACCTGGTCCTTGGGAAACACTGTGCACTTGAGGGGCTTCACAACCCCGTCTCGGATGCCAGCCTGGAGCAATGCTGCTACCTCACGCCAGCTGTCGTTGGCCTCCTCAAAAAGTGCATCCAGCAGGATCCCATGGAAAGTGACATTCTTCAAGAAGATAGCCATGCCTGGACAGGAGAGTCATGTTCACCGGCGGAGACCCCAAGCCCCCATCCCagaccccaccccaacccccaggaCTACTACTAACCCAGGGGGTGGTTGTTAGAGAGATCAAATTTGCCGATCTCTAGGAAGCGACCATGCTGAGCCAGGCACCGCACACTGGCCTGTAGCTTCTCTTCTGCCAGGGAGTTGAGTACCAAGTTGACCCCTATGGTGGCAAACAGGTACTCTTGGTCATGTGGTTCAGAGGGCTAGACTGACTGCATGGACCACTCTGAGGCAATGGCCGGGTTAGTGCTTACCTTTGCCACCTGTATGCAGTAACACATGCTGTTCAAATGACGTGTCTCGGGAATTAGCAAAGCTGGTGTCATCAAGCTGGGGGAACCTGGCCTGGAGGTATGCTCGCTTCTCAGCTGAGCCTGTCAGAGGAGGGGCTCTAGTGAGCTTGGGCCATGGAGCCCAAGAAGGTCTGAGGGCTTGGGAGAGGCAGGGACCTTACCCACAGTGGTGAAGACTCGGCAGCCCAGACTGAGGGCAATGGAGATAGCTGCCTGGCCCACACCACCTGAGCCTGAGTGGATGAGCACTGTTTCTCCACGCTGCACGCGCCCACGCACTACGAGGGAGTAGTAGGCAGTGGTGTAGACGACGGGCACAGAGGCTGCCTCCTCCAGGGTCCTGAGGGCAGAGCACAGGATCATCCAAGTCTGGCCACCAACTAAAATCACATTATCCCCCAACTGCAGCCAGCCCACTCACCAGCTGGAGGGGACTTCCCAGAGGAAGTCTGGTGACAGCAAGACTGAGGTGGCCAGGCCTTCTGCGGGCACCAGCCCCATGACACGCCGGCCACACTTATCACGGCCTGAGAATTCCATGCCCAGCATACAGTCGCGGCTGGCCCATTTACCTGTAGGCAGACAGAAAGGCTCATGCCAATGCTAAGGGCCCCTCTTTAGGACAGGCTGTTAAGGGTGCAGCGTGCAAGCACAGGCCCTGGTGTGGGGGCCTTTCTTGCGTGTGAACAACCACATGCACTTTCCCGActcccagccacccagtcacaccAAGTCCCCATCCTGGCTGGCACCTGGGATGGCATCGGGAGGCAGCTTGCCCGTGGCTAGCATGATGTCTCGGAAGTTGAGTGAGGCATAGTAGACAGTGCAGAGCTGTGTTCCTGGGCTGGTGGGCTGGGCATGTTTCAGGGGAGAGCAGACCCAGCGGATAGAGGCAAGGTCCCCTCGAGTAAGGACGTTTACGAAGGCATGTGCTGTCTGCTCCTCGGGCTTGTCTGAGGGCAAAGGAAACAAGGATACCACAGAGCCTTCCTGGCCAGGTTCTTTGttcctccacctcttccttgGCTTGGCGAGTGTAGGGCAGCAATGGGCTCACCCTGCTCTAACAGGAAGTGGCGGAAGGCACCCCAGGCTCCATCACGGTACACGTTCATCACCAGGTCATTCTTGAGCACCTTCTGTAGCTCTGAAGAGCCAGGGCCCATCTTGGGGGTGTGAGACGAAGTGCTGAGGTTAGACAGCAGGATGCACCTGTGGGGACAAAAGGGAAAGATGCCAGGGGTGGCTGGGAGGGCAGGAGGGGCGAGGGAGGGAGGGCCGGCACCTCAGGGTCTCTCCTACCGGATCCGGTGTCCACCAGGCTCTTTGCGGAGACAGTTCACCAAGCCCACAACACCTGAGGTGGGGCAATCCGTGGCTGTTAGCCACACAGGCTGGGAGGAAGACTCGGCCAGAATTCTCTGCAGGACAAAGAAGGATCAGCCTCTAGGAGGGTCCCACGACAGGGCAAGGAAAGGTCCCCAGCCCCAGGGCCTGACCTTCAGAGAGTCCACCCACTGGTAGCTGGTATCTTCCACAGGCAGGAAGAGGGGGTTGTCCTGCAGTGTGGCTCGGCGGCATAGGAAGAGCGCAGTGCCGTAGAATGATTTCTTGAGGCCCACCAGGTGCAGTCCCTTCTTTGAGAACAGGCTCTCCCACTCTTCCTATGTATGCATAAGGTCTTATGTGAGTGCTGAGCCGGCTGGGTCATACTCAGTCCTCCCTCACCTGCCCTGCGTGCCCAGCAGCAGTACCTGGCTTAGGCTGGGCCCAGGCTGCACCGCAGAGGGGAGGCAGGCCAAGGTCTCCCCAAGGGAATGACCTCGGAGCACTGTGTGCATTAGCAGGAAACCACCTTCCTTGAGGGCAGCTACCATGTTGCTCAGGGCCAAGGCTGGATTGCCCAGAGTGGCCACTGCACAGCTGCATACCACAAGGTCAAGTGCACCCAGGTTGCTGGGGGCAGGATCCTCAGGGTTCCACTGGCCCTGAGCAATGTCATGCTGCTGCAGCTTGGCCTGAACATCCTTCAGGGCCTCAGGGTGCAGGTCAGTGGCTGTATATTCCAGCTGTAGCATAGGCTGGGTGTTGAGCAGCGACGGAATACGGGAATACAAGCGACCTTCTCCAGACAGCACCTGGGGTGAGGGAACAAACACCTTAGATCTGCTGCCTCTAGAAAGCAGCACAGTCCTGGGGTTGGGTCGGCATCCCTGAGCTGCTCGGTCTGTGGTAACACTGGCCAGGAGGCTCTTTCTACCTTCCAAGTCTGTCTACGATGTCCCAGTTTGGAGCCCAAGGCATCTAGGATTCTTTCTAAGAAGCCTTCCTTCTGGTATCTCATATCCCCTGGTCTGGTAGGGGTAAATCTGCCCACAATCGTTTAAGGTGGGAcaacagacaaagacagaaagaccaGAAGGCTGCTCCGCCATGCCTGCCCCGGATCCGTGCACACACATGGCCCTGTCTACCTTTCCAGCACTCACCTCCACCACTTTCATCTTGAGGCTAGGCAAGTTCTCCAGGGCCGTGTCTACACAGGCTTTGAGTGCCTGGGAGTTGAGGAGGCCACTGATCAGAGGGTCTTCAGGCAGCAAGACCCTTTCTTGAGCTAGTGCCTCGCCCAACTCCAGCTGCAGGTTCCCATTGAGTTGCAGCTGGCAAGCAGCTGCCAACAGCCGAGACAGCCCATGCTGTGGGGGACCCTCTAGTCCAGGCACTGTCATCTTCAGCCCTTGCTGGGTGGCCTTGGTCTGCAGAGCCTGTGCCAGATCTGGAAGGGAGAAAGGCCTACGTTCTGCAAGGCCCCCAGCCAACTTCCAGGACCCCATTCCCCAGCTTGTGCAAAGGACCCGCCAACAGCTAGAGGAACCAACATTGGGATGAAGGGATACGGTAGAAAGATGTGCCTAGCCAAGTTGTGAGCCCACTGAAGGTAAGCTCTGGTCCCATCAACCCCAAGCCTCCCACAGTCCAGGCCTTGTCTAACCTGTTTCCAAGACAAGGactgaagggaggaggagggaaagtcTAGGTTCTTCAGGGAGAGAGGTTGCCTTACCCTTGCACAGCTGCAGCTCTCTCTGTAGGGTGGTGTTCTCAGACAGACACCCATCTTCCACATGGGGCGTGAAAATGAACTTTTCCAAGGTGGGAACTAGCTGTTCCTGCTGCCGCCGTGGAGCTGCTGTGGTGTGCAGCCTTGAGATTCGGACACCACCAGACACCGTGCTGTCCAGACAGAGGCTCGTTGTCACGTCAGCCACTATAGAGACACACTGGTCAGTGTAGGCAATGCCAGCCAGGACACAGGCACATCGAGTGAGGGCCAGAGCTACCTTGATTCTCTCCCTCTAGCGTGTACACCTTCTGCAGGTGGGTTGCAGGGTCGATGTGGATGGCTGTCACACGGACGGGTAGCCGCAGACTCTGTTGGCTGACACCCAGAATGGACACCTGAAGCATTGTGTCGAGGAAGGTCACCCAGTTGCCTTTCCAGAGCAGCTTGCCCTGTTCACCTGCAGCAGAGGGGCTGGGTTAGCACTCCACCCTGCCTCCTAGCAGGAGACGGCCCAGCAGTGAGAAACGACTCCTGGTGACCATGCTCACTCACTCTGGGACACTCTTGCCCACCTTCAAGGCTGGCCTCAACGATGCCCTGGAAGTGAGGGCCGTAATCATATCCCCGCAGCCGCAATTCCTTGTACACTTCCGTTTGGGTCAGGCGGGAGACAGGTGTAGACTCAGGGGGGTTCAGGACATGTGGGTGGTCAAAGAGCTTGGAGTCAGGGTCTTCCCACTGGTACACTTTCCCTGTAGGGGAAGAGGTCACAGGAGGACCTGAGCATGGGGCAGGCGAGCAGCTGGGGTCCCAGCCCCACAGGCCCAGCCGGGTCCTACTCACCGCTCACTATGAGGTTGCCATTCTCAGACACTTCAAAGGCACGGGAGGCTTCCAGCAGCCGCACCTCCAGAGGCACAGTCCCTGCAGGGAAGGAAGGTCGGAGTCAGAGCTGAGTCTTCAACAATCCCAGCAGCCCCTACTGAAGGTCATCTTACCTGTCTTCGGCAGTATGGTGGCCTGATGAATGGTCACATCCTCAAACACCACAGGAGTCTCTTCCAGGGACAGGCTCAGGTTTCGAGCCAGTGTCTTCCACACCAGGTACAGGTAGCCAGTGGCAGGGAAGAGGACCCGGCCATCAATGCAGTGGTCTACCAGGTAGTGGTCAGGAGACTCAGGACTGGCATCTGTAAGGGGCAGAGTCCTCAGCACTGGCCCTCAGGCCTGGGAAGGTACCTACCTGCCCGCCGTGAGGCCCAGCTCACCAATGCTGTAGACTGTAGCAGAGGAGGAACAGGAACCATTGGGGAAGTCTTCAGCAGCTGGGACATCCCAAGTCTGACTGTGGTCCCACTTTATGTGAGGGGAGATGAGAGGCGTCCCCCGGGGTGCCGGGAAGTCCACGGGTGGGAACAAGGCATTAGGGTTGACGTCAATGCTGGTGAAAAGGGAAGTGGGTGACACACCTGGCCCTGAGGTCTCAAACACCTGTTGCTCCATTTGTTTCAAGACCCCAAGATGGCCAGGCTAGGGGCCAGACCCGAGCTAGAGTAACAGCAACCCCTCTCGTGGAGGGTGGTGGGGGCCGCAGGGAAGAGGGAGACCTACCCTGTGAGATGCACTTTGCCGAGGTTGGTGAGGAAGAACTCCAAGTTATCCTTATGGTCCCTCTTCATCAAGGGGATGATGGTACAGCTAGACTTCACCCCACGCTTCAGGACAGCCTGTGCACATCAAAGAAGGGCTAGGCTCTGACCTCTCCCATGCCATACCCATCTTCTCCAGTGATTGCCAGGCTGCTGTGCCCCTCTCCCAGGCAGACCAGGTGCTCACCTGCAACAGCGCATGGGGTGCAATCTCCAGCAGCACAGCATGCTCAGGGACATGCCACAGTGCTTCCTGGAAGAGCACGGGGCTCACCAAGTTGTTGACATTGTATTCAGCGGAAGATGTGCGGGCCAGGCTGctctgccactgggcctcggggATGGAGGTGCTCAGCCAGCGAGCTGAGCGTGGCCGTGGTTCCCGGATCACCTGCACATAGGAGCTTGGTTAGCAAGTGAAGTCAAGTTACCACACCCAAAGgtccatgtgtgtacacacgcacgcacgcacgcacgcgcgcacacacgcacacgcacgcgcgcacacacagcCCGACACTCACCTTCTTGAGAGCCTGCAGCAGCATGGGGGCGATGCCTTCCATGAAGTAGGAGTGGAAGGCAAGGCCGCCTGTCCGCACCTCCTTGGCAAACacaccctcctgcttcagctgctCCACAAACTCACTCACTGCAGCCTGCAGGCATCAAGGCCAGTGGTCAGAGCGGCCTGAACTGGCACTCCCTTGTCAGGTACACAGTCCACCCAGCTTAGGTCTCACCCAGAGGGCCTGGGGCAAGTGTTGGTCACCAGCTGGGCCCTTCAGAACTTGGTAGACAGACCGAGGAGGCCTTGCCTCCCGTATAGGGCCAGGGCAAAAAGCAGGGGACAGAAGTCCTGCTACAGTTGCAGGGCCCACCTGAGGTCCAGAGATGGTCACGGTGTCCTCAGAGTTATGGCAGGCAGGCACTACACCAGAGGGGCAGCGCTGTTTACATTCCTCCCAGGACAAACCTGCAATCAGAGTGGCTGGCCTCAGAGCAGGTCCCTGCCCATCCTGCCGGACCAAGGAGGATTCTGCCATGAGCACCACCCGAGGCTAAGGGTGTTGGTGGAACAGCAAGAGATGACATAATGACAGCCTCAGAACTGGCCTTCCAGGGTACCTTCACTCTCTGCTGTCTCTGCTCTCAAGAGCAGGTGTCATTATGGAGTTAGTGTAGGAAAGGAGCCAGGCTCACCTAAGAAATGACACCTGAGGGTGTCAGGGACAAGTAATGGAGG
Encoded here:
- the Fasn gene encoding fatty acid synthase isoform X2; this translates as MEEVVIAGMSGKLPESENLQEFWANLIGGVDMVTDDDRRWKAGLYGLPKRSGKLKDLSKFDASFFGVHPKQAHTMDPQLRLLLEVSYEAIVDGGINPASLRGTNTGVWVGVSGSEASEALSRDPETLLGYSMVGCQRAMMANRLSFFFDFKGPSIALDSACSSSLLALQSAYQAIRNGECPAALVGGINVLLKPNTSVQFMKLGMLSPEGTCKSFDDSGNGYCRSEAVVAVLLTKKSLARRVYATILNAGTNTDGCKEQGVTFPSGEAQEQLIQSLYRPAGLAPESLEYIEAHGTGTKVGDPQELNGIVRSLCASRQGPLLIGSTKSNMGHPEPASGLAALTKVLLSLENGVWAPNLHFHNPNPEIPALLDGRLQVVDRPLPVRGGNVGINSFGFGGANVHVILQPNTQQAPAPAPHAALPHLLHASGRTAEAVQGLLEQGRKHSQDMAFVSMLNDIAATPTAAMPFRGYTVLGVEGDVQEVQQVPASKRPLWFICSGMGTQWRGMGLSLMRLDSFRESILRSDEAVKPLGIKVSDLLLSTDESTFDDIVHAFVGLTAIQIALIDLLTSVGLKPDGIIGHSLGEVACGYADGCLSQREAVLAAYWRGQCIKDAHLPPGSMAAVGLSWEECKQRCPSGVVPACHNSEDTVTISGPQAAVSEFVEQLKQEGVFAKEVRTGGLAFHSYFMEGIAPMLLQALKKVIREPRPRSARWLSTSIPEAQWQSSLARTSSAEYNVNNLVSPVLFQEALWHVPEHAVLLEIAPHALLQAVLKRGVKSSCTIIPLMKRDHKDNLEFFLTNLGKVHLTGIDVNPNALFPPVDFPAPRGTPLISPHIKWDHSQTWDVPAAEDFPNGSCSSSATVYSIDASPESPDHYLVDHCIDGRVLFPATGYLYLVWKTLARNLSLSLEETPVVFEDVTIHQATILPKTGTVPLEVRLLEASRAFEVSENGNLIVSGKVYQWEDPDSKLFDHPHVLNPPESTPVSRLTQTEVYKELRLRGYDYGPHFQGIVEASLEGEQGKLLWKGNWVTFLDTMLQVSILGVSQQSLRLPVRVTAIHIDPATHLQKVYTLEGENQVADVTTSLCLDSTVSGGVRISRLHTTAAPRRQQEQLVPTLEKFIFTPHVEDGCLSENTTLQRELQLCKDLAQALQTKATQQGLKMTVPGLEGPPQHGLSRLLAAACQLQLNGNLQLELGEALAQERVLLPEDPLISGLLNSQALKACVDTALENLPSLKMKVVEVLSGEGRLYSRIPSLLNTQPMLQLEYTATDLHPEALKDVQAKLQQHDIAQGQWNPEDPAPSNLGALDLVVCSCAVATLGNPALALSNMVAALKEGGFLLMHTVLRGHSLGETLACLPSAVQPGPSLSQEEWESLFSKKGLHLVGLKKSFYGTALFLCRRATLQDNPLFLPVEDTSYQWVDSLKRILAESSSQPVWLTATDCPTSGVVGLVNCLRKEPGGHRIRCILLSNLSTSSHTPKMGPGSSELQKVLKNDLVMNVYRDGAWGAFRHFLLEQDKPEEQTAHAFVNVLTRGDLASIRWVCSPLKHAQPTSPGTQLCTVYYASLNFRDIMLATGKLPPDAIPGKWASRDCMLGMEFSGRDKCGRRVMGLVPAEGLATSVLLSPDFLWEVPSSWTLEEAASVPVVYTTAYYSLVVRGRVQRGETVLIHSGSGGVGQAAISIALSLGCRVFTTVGSAEKRAYLQARFPQLDDTSFANSRDTSFEQHVLLHTGGKGVNLVLNSLAEEKLQASVRCLAQHGRFLEIGKFDLSNNHPLGMAIFLKNVTFHGILLDALFEEANDSWREVAALLQAGIRDGVVKPLKCTVFPKDQVEDAFRFMAQGKHIGKVLVQVREEEPEAVLPGAQPTLIPAISKTFCPAHKSYIITGGLGGFGLELARWLVLRGAQRLVLTSRSGIRTGYQAKQVQEWRRQGIHVLVSTSNASSLEGARALITEATKLGPVGGVFNLAMVLRDAMLENQTPELFQDVNKPKYNGTLNLDRTTREACPELDYFVAFSSVSCGRGNAGQTNYGFANSAMERICEQRRHDGLPGLAVQWGAIGDVGIVLEAMGTNDTVIGGTLPQRIASCMEVLDLFLNQPYAVLSSFVLAEKKAVAQGDGEAQRDLVKAVAHILGIRDLAGVNLDSSLADLGLDSLMGVEVRQILEHEHDLVLPMREVRQLTLRKLEELSSKAGSASETTAPKSKNDTALKQTQLNLSTLLVNPEGPTLTRLNSVQSSERPLFLVHPIEGSTTVFHSLAAKLSVPTYGLQCTQAAPLDSIPDLAAYYIDCIKQVQPEGPYRVAGYSFGACVAFEMCSQLQAQQGPTPTHNSLFLFDGSHTYVLAYTQSYRARMTPGCEAEAEAEAICYFIKQFTDAEHNKVLEALLSLKSLEDRVTAAVDLITKSHHSLDRRELSFAALSFYQKLRAADQYKPKAKYHGNVTLLRAKTGGTYGEDLGADYNLSQVCDGKVSVHIIEGDHRTLLEGSGLESIINIIHSSLAEPRVSVREG